One segment of Eschrichtius robustus isolate mEscRob2 chromosome 3, mEscRob2.pri, whole genome shotgun sequence DNA contains the following:
- the LOC137762888 gene encoding LOW QUALITY PROTEIN: large ribosomal subunit protein uL3-like (The sequence of the model RefSeq protein was modified relative to this genomic sequence to represent the inferred CDS: deleted 1 base in 1 codon; substituted 1 base at 1 genomic stop codon) has translation MSHRKFSAPRHGSLGFLPRKRSSRHRGKVKSFPKDDSSKPVHLTAFLGYKAGMTHIVREVDRPGSKVNKKEVVEAVTIVETPPMVIVGNVGYVETPXGLQTFKTIFAEHISDECKRRFYKNWHKSKKKAFTKYCKKWQDVDVKKQLERDFSSMKKYCQVICVIAHTQMRLLPLCQKKAHLMETQVNGGTVAEKLDWARERLEHQVPVNQVFGQDEMIDVIGVTKGKGYKGVTSRWYTKKLPRKTHRGLR, from the exons ATGTCTCACAGGAAGTTCTCCGCTCCCAGGCATGGGTCCCTGGGCTTTCTGCCTCGGAAGCGCAGCAGCCGGCACCGCGGGAAGGTGAAGAGCTTCCCCAAGGATGACTCTtccaagcccgtgcacctcacAGCCTTCCTCGGCTACAAGGCTGGCATGACCCACATTGTGAGGGAGGTCGATAGGCCAGGGTCCAAGGTGAACAAGAAGGAAGTTGTGGAGGCTGTGACCATCGTGGAGACACCGCCCATGGTCATTGTGGGCAATGTGGGCTATGTGGAAACACCTTGAGGCCTCCAGACCTTTAAGACC ATCTTTGCTGAGCATATCAGTGATGAATGCAAAAGGCGCTTCTATAAGAACTGGCATAAATCTAAGAAGAAGGCCTTCACCAAATACTGCAAGAAGTGGCAGGATGTAGATGTCAAGAAGCAGCTGGAGAGGGACTTCAGCAGCATGAAGAAGTACTGCCAGGTCATCTGTGTCATTGCCCACACCCAGATGCGCCTGCTTCCTCTATGCCAGAAGAAGGCCCACCTCATGGAGACCCAGGTGAACGGAGGCACTGTGGCCGAAAAACTGGACTGGGCCCGAGAGAGGCTAGAGCACCAGGTCCCTGTGAACCAAGTGTTTGGGCAGGATGAGATGATTGATGTCATTGGGGTGACCAAGGGCAAAGGCTACAAAGGGGTCACCAGCCGTTGGTACACCAAGAAGCTGCCCCGTAAGACCCACCGCGGGCTGCGCTAG